The Clostridium septicum genome contains a region encoding:
- a CDS encoding lysophospholipid acyltransferase family protein: MIRSIIWYIYFFLSLIMSIPAIFKVKRLEKNGLLQEKKEYVHKYTSGWARGLLKVAGVKVTIYGAENLPKDRTVLFVGNHQGNFDIPIYMSQIDVPKGFIAKTEIKKMAGVRTWMEFMNCVFMDRSNIRKAGEAIIHGIKNLKNGDSMVIFPEGTRSKGDKMADFKAGSFKLATKSKAPIVPITMNGSYKIMEGSKGPWIRPAEVELYIHPLIETAHLTKEEQDELPKTVQNIIKSKLPNN; this comes from the coding sequence ATGATTAGAAGTATTATATGGTATATATATTTTTTCTTAAGTCTTATTATGAGTATCCCTGCAATTTTTAAGGTTAAAAGACTTGAAAAGAATGGACTTCTACAAGAAAAGAAAGAATACGTTCATAAATATACATCTGGATGGGCTAGAGGTTTACTAAAAGTTGCTGGTGTTAAAGTTACTATTTATGGTGCTGAAAATTTACCTAAAGATAGAACCGTATTATTTGTTGGAAATCACCAAGGAAACTTTGATATTCCTATATATATGAGTCAAATTGATGTTCCAAAAGGATTTATTGCAAAAACTGAAATAAAGAAAATGGCCGGAGTAAGAACTTGGATGGAATTCATGAATTGTGTATTTATGGATAGAAGTAATATCAGAAAAGCTGGTGAAGCTATTATACATGGAATTAAAAACCTAAAAAATGGCGATTCAATGGTTATTTTCCCAGAAGGCACAAGAAGTAAAGGTGATAAAATGGCTGACTTTAAAGCTGGTAGCTTTAAACTTGCCACTAAATCTAAAGCTCCTATAGTTCCTATTACTATGAATGGTTCTTATAAAATAATGGAAGGCTCTAAAGGACCATGGATTAGACCTGCCGAAGTAGAATTATATATTCATCCACTAATAGAAACTGCTCATCTTACTAAAGAGGAACAGGACGAGCTACCAAAAACCGTTCAAAATATAATAAAAAGCAAATTACCAAACAATTAG
- the gpmA gene encoding 2,3-diphosphoglycerate-dependent phosphoglycerate mutase: MKKIVLIRHGQSLWNLENRFTGWTDVDLSDNGLIEARKAGRILKENGFTFDLAYTSVLKRSIRTLWIVLHEMDLMWIPVYKSWKLNERHYGALQGLNKEETAKKYGEEQVHKWRRFVNETPPKLEKSDPRYAGNEIKYKNLSEDKIPLTENLSDTEKRVLDEWNNVIVPKLKENKKIIISAHGNTLRALVKYLDDLSSDGIANLNIPTGTPLVYELDDNFNPIKHYYLSLDGKVPKEKTEKYIK; the protein is encoded by the coding sequence ATGAAAAAAATAGTACTAATAAGACATGGGCAGAGCTTGTGGAATTTAGAAAATAGATTTACAGGATGGACAGATGTAGATTTATCAGATAATGGCCTTATAGAAGCTAGAAAGGCAGGAAGGATTCTTAAGGAGAATGGATTTACTTTTGATTTAGCCTATACATCAGTACTTAAAAGATCTATAAGAACATTGTGGATAGTTTTACATGAAATGGATCTTATGTGGATTCCGGTATATAAATCATGGAAGCTAAATGAAAGACACTATGGGGCTTTACAAGGTCTAAATAAGGAAGAAACAGCCAAGAAGTATGGAGAAGAACAAGTTCATAAATGGAGAAGATTTGTAAATGAAACCCCACCAAAACTGGAGAAAAGTGATCCAAGATATGCAGGAAACGAAATTAAATATAAGAATTTATCTGAAGATAAAATACCACTTACAGAAAATTTATCTGATACAGAAAAAAGAGTATTAGATGAATGGAATAATGTAATAGTACCTAAATTAAAAGAAAATAAAAAGATAATAATATCTGCACATGGAAATACATTGAGAGCTTTAGTAAAATATTTAGATGATCTTTCAAGTGATGGTATAGCTAATTTAAATATTCCAACAGGAACTCCTTTAGTATATGAGTTAGATGATAATTTTAATCCTATTAAACATTATTATTTATCATTAGACGGAAAGGTTCCGAAAGAAAAAACTGAAAAATATATAAAATAA
- a CDS encoding methylated-DNA--[protein]-cysteine S-methyltransferase, translating to MAVTLEKSLLFYDNLHTPIGNICIIMDEKGVRKIEIIEEQWCKFLNLNSDIKLDKNRCKDVKNQIDEYFRGERKSFNIPISINSTRFRQQVWKELSKIPYGETKSYSEIANNIGNPRAVRAIGQANRGNPLPIIIPCHRVISKSGALIGYAGNYTNIQKILLDHEKVYK from the coding sequence ATGGCAGTGACTTTAGAAAAAAGTTTGTTATTTTATGATAATTTACATACCCCTATAGGAAACATTTGTATAATAATGGACGAAAAAGGTGTAAGAAAAATAGAAATTATTGAAGAGCAATGGTGCAAATTTTTAAATCTAAACTCAGACATAAAGTTAGATAAGAATAGATGTAAAGATGTTAAAAATCAAATAGATGAGTATTTCAGAGGAGAAAGGAAGAGTTTTAATATTCCTATATCTATTAACTCTACAAGATTTAGACAACAGGTGTGGAAAGAGTTGAGCAAGATACCTTATGGAGAAACTAAAAGTTATAGTGAAATTGCTAATAATATAGGTAATCCAAGGGCTGTAAGAGCAATAGGGCAAGCTAATAGGGGTAATCCTTTGCCTATAATAATTCCATGTCATAGAGTTATTAGTAAAAGTGGAGCTTTAATAGGCTATGCTGGTAATTATACAAACATACAAAAAATATTATTGGATCACGAAAAAGTGTATAAGTAA
- a CDS encoding MATE family efflux transporter yields the protein MKNVLKDKVFMKTMLSLALPITFQNFITSSLNLVDNLMIGKLGEEAIASVGLANQYFFIFMLCLSGINAGASVFMAQYWGRKDTSNIKKILGIDISVGFIASIIFGGIALIFPEIIMRILSKDPRVVELGSSYLRIVSISYLFTNVTQGFSAALRSTEQPKAPMYASLLGVLCNAFLNWIFIFGNLGAKEMGVAGAALATTIARLIEMIYIVFMVYFKKNIVSANIKELFGFNVDYIRMYFKTSTAVILNELLWSLGMTAYSIAYAQIGTSAVATMQISTTLNNMFMVLSIGLASAAAIMVGNKIGAKQEKVAIDYSIKLEVVAPILGLLVGVLLWITTPLIVKPFSVTPETTKNTITVLRIMAIFCPLRFYNVLMIVGIFRGGGDTLYSTLVQLGTIWCFAVPLSFLGATLLKFPITAVYFLVCCEELVKFFFERARLKSGKWLRDVIGETQGEVA from the coding sequence GTGAAAAATGTCTTGAAGGACAAAGTTTTTATGAAAACCATGCTGAGCTTAGCACTTCCTATAACATTCCAGAACTTTATAACATCATCACTAAATCTAGTAGATAACTTGATGATTGGAAAATTAGGAGAAGAGGCAATAGCTTCAGTTGGACTAGCTAATCAATATTTCTTTATTTTTATGTTATGTTTATCAGGTATAAACGCAGGAGCAAGTGTTTTTATGGCTCAGTATTGGGGAAGAAAGGATACTTCAAATATTAAAAAGATATTAGGTATTGATATAAGTGTAGGGTTTATAGCATCGATTATATTTGGTGGTATAGCATTAATATTCCCAGAAATAATAATGAGAATATTATCAAAAGATCCGAGAGTAGTAGAATTAGGTTCAAGCTACCTTAGAATAGTTTCTATAAGTTATTTATTTACTAATGTTACTCAAGGGTTTTCAGCAGCTTTAAGAAGTACAGAGCAACCTAAGGCACCGATGTATGCAAGTTTATTAGGTGTTTTATGTAACGCCTTTTTGAACTGGATATTTATATTTGGAAATTTAGGTGCAAAAGAAATGGGGGTAGCAGGAGCTGCCTTAGCTACAACAATTGCTCGTTTAATTGAAATGATATATATAGTATTTATGGTTTACTTTAAAAAGAATATAGTATCAGCAAACATAAAAGAACTATTTGGGTTTAACGTTGATTATATAAGAATGTATTTTAAAACATCAACTGCTGTTATTTTAAATGAATTATTATGGTCACTTGGTATGACAGCATATTCAATTGCTTATGCTCAAATAGGGACAAGTGCTGTTGCAACTATGCAAATATCAACAACTTTAAATAATATGTTTATGGTATTATCTATAGGGCTTGCTAGTGCAGCGGCAATAATGGTTGGTAATAAAATTGGAGCAAAACAGGAAAAAGTTGCTATTGATTATTCAATAAAACTTGAAGTGGTAGCTCCTATATTAGGATTGTTAGTTGGAGTATTATTATGGATTACTACACCATTAATAGTTAAACCTTTTAGTGTTACACCTGAAACAACTAAAAATACTATTACGGTATTAAGAATAATGGCTATATTCTGCCCGTTAAGATTTTATAATGTACTTATGATAGTTGGAATATTTAGAGGTGGCGGAGATACTTTATATTCAACATTAGTACAATTAGGAACAATATGGTGCTTTGCAGTTCCACTATCTTTTCTAGGAGCAACATTATTAAAGTTCCCAATAACGGCGGTTTACTTCTTAGTGTGTTGTGAGGAGCTTGTTAAATTCTTTTTTGAAAGAGCTAGATTAAAATCAGGTAAGTGGTTAAGAGATGTAATTGGAGAAACCCAAGGAGAAGTAGCTTAG
- a CDS encoding HlyC/CorC family transporter, with the protein MESYTWQIVLLIILLVMSGFFSMSETALMALSKIRIRHMVEEGVKGAKLVEKLTEEPNKLLGAILIGNNIVNIGASALATSLALKAFGESGVGIVTVIMTVLVLIFGEITPKSIAKQKSEKVALRVSKIINLTVKIFKPFIAIFTAISGIFIKLLGCNPKASEPFIKEEELRTMVGVSEEEGVLEGVEKEMIFNVFDFVDAQVKDVMVQRVDVIAVDVNATYDEVLEVIKTEQFSRIPVYNQTIDDVVGILNVKDLIMAERNKEDFKVIDYMREPYYTFEFKKIKELFSEMKKTRNHIAVVLDEYGGNVGIVTIEDLIEEVFGDIEDEYDDENNEIEVVKEDEYIVDGSARLDDISDLIGVNMESEEFDSVGGLIIGELGRFPEQDEEITSNNIRFVVEDIDKNRIKKVRIYT; encoded by the coding sequence TTGGAGAGTTATACGTGGCAAATAGTATTGTTAATTATACTATTAGTTATGTCAGGATTTTTCTCAATGTCTGAAACGGCTTTAATGGCTTTAAGCAAAATAAGAATTAGGCATATGGTTGAAGAGGGAGTTAAAGGGGCTAAGCTAGTAGAAAAACTAACAGAAGAACCTAATAAGCTATTAGGAGCCATACTTATAGGGAATAATATAGTAAATATAGGAGCATCAGCATTAGCAACATCATTAGCTTTAAAAGCTTTTGGTGAAAGCGGAGTAGGAATTGTTACTGTAATAATGACTGTATTAGTTCTTATATTTGGAGAAATAACACCAAAATCAATTGCTAAGCAAAAATCAGAAAAAGTAGCTTTAAGAGTAAGTAAAATTATTAATTTAACAGTAAAGATATTTAAACCATTTATTGCTATTTTTACAGCGATATCAGGTATATTTATAAAGTTATTAGGATGTAATCCAAAAGCGTCAGAGCCATTTATTAAAGAGGAAGAACTAAGAACAATGGTGGGTGTTAGTGAAGAGGAAGGTGTATTAGAAGGCGTTGAAAAAGAAATGATATTTAACGTTTTTGACTTTGTTGATGCTCAAGTAAAAGATGTAATGGTTCAAAGAGTTGATGTAATAGCTGTGGATGTTAATGCCACATATGATGAAGTTTTAGAAGTTATAAAAACAGAACAATTCTCAAGAATACCTGTTTATAACCAAACTATAGATGATGTAGTTGGAATTTTAAATGTTAAAGATTTAATAATGGCTGAAAGAAATAAAGAGGACTTTAAGGTCATTGACTATATGAGGGAACCTTATTACACATTTGAGTTTAAAAAGATAAAAGAGTTATTTAGTGAAATGAAGAAGACAAGAAATCATATAGCAGTAGTTTTAGATGAGTATGGTGGAAATGTTGGTATAGTAACTATAGAAGATTTAATTGAAGAAGTATTCGGAGATATTGAAGATGAATATGATGATGAAAATAATGAAATAGAAGTAGTTAAAGAAGATGAATATATTGTAGATGGAAGTGCAAGGTTAGATGATATTAGTGATCTAATAGGAGTAAATATGGAATCAGAGGAATTTGACTCTGTAGGTGGCCTTATAATTGGAGAACTTGGTAGATTTCCAGAACAAGATGAAGAAATTACCAGCAATAATATTAGATTTGTTGTTGAAGATATAGACAAGAATAGAATTAAAAAGGTTAGGATATATACCTAG
- a CDS encoding RrF2 family transcriptional regulator, which yields MKISTKGRYGLRALIDISIYSFSETVTLKSISERQDISERYLEQIFSSLRKGGVIKSKKGPQGGYFLSEEANNLTIGEILRILEGDSNLINIEETDNEMEKFICENLWEVANKRIKDFFNSITLEELSTKYKESTVNIMYYI from the coding sequence ATGAAAATTTCAACAAAAGGAAGATATGGTTTAAGAGCGTTAATTGATATATCTATATATTCATTTTCAGAAACAGTAACATTAAAGAGTATTTCAGAGAGGCAAGATATATCAGAAAGATATTTAGAACAAATTTTTTCGTCATTAAGAAAAGGTGGCGTAATAAAATCTAAAAAGGGGCCTCAAGGTGGATACTTCTTATCAGAAGAGGCAAATAATCTAACTATAGGGGAAATATTAAGAATATTAGAAGGGGATTCAAATTTAATAAATATAGAAGAAACAGATAATGAAATGGAAAAGTTTATTTGTGAAAATCTATGGGAAGTAGCTAACAAAAGAATAAAAGATTTTTTTAACTCTATTACATTAGAGGAGTTATCTACTAAATACAAAGAGAGTACAGTAAATATAATGTATTATATTTAA
- a CDS encoding DEAD/DEAH box helicase, translating into MKEIKFSDLGLKDTLLKSINELGFEKPSQIQSEAIPVALEGNDLIGQAQTGTGKTAAFGCGIINNIDAKDGLSAIILAPTRELAIQVNDELTRLSKYDHLNILPIYGGEPITHQIRALKRNVNIVVGTPGRVLDHIKRKTLSLSTVRFLVLDEADEMLNMGFIDDLEDIIKELPEERQTLLFSATMPPQIKRLAKRYMKKDAKHIAIQKSAMTVSKIKQHFFEVAPKTRFEALCRILDFDNPSSAIIFCKTKKGVDELVEGMQSRGYVVEGMHGDMSQAHRLRTLKKFKEGSLNFLIATDVAARGIDVEGVTHVINYDLPQDVESYVHRIGRTGRANREGTAYSLIAPKEFSMLKQIKSVTKGDITKKSVPTVDEIFSNKSQSMIDDVDATLKKADYDKFIPVAVELNQKYDSVEIIAALIKSKFNDELLSTYTSNVLEAPKSEDVRLFFSVGRRDGINPKSLVNFIKDTARIKASAIGDIDILENFAFVNVTPDVQKKVMDKCIGLKLNKRKVNIEVANKKKRR; encoded by the coding sequence ATGAAAGAAATTAAATTTAGTGACTTAGGGCTTAAAGATACCCTTTTAAAATCTATTAATGAATTAGGTTTTGAAAAACCATCTCAAATACAATCAGAAGCTATTCCTGTAGCACTTGAAGGAAATGACCTTATAGGTCAAGCTCAAACTGGTACTGGTAAGACAGCTGCATTTGGTTGTGGAATAATTAATAATATTGACGCTAAAGACGGACTTAGTGCTATTATTCTTGCTCCAACAAGAGAATTAGCAATTCAAGTTAATGACGAACTTACAAGATTATCTAAATATGATCATTTAAATATTTTACCAATTTACGGAGGAGAACCTATAACTCATCAAATAAGAGCTCTTAAGAGAAATGTTAATATAGTAGTTGGTACTCCTGGTAGAGTTTTAGACCATATTAAGAGAAAAACACTTTCTCTATCAACTGTTAGATTCTTAGTTTTAGATGAAGCAGATGAAATGTTAAACATGGGCTTTATAGATGATTTAGAAGATATAATAAAGGAACTTCCTGAAGAAAGACAAACTTTATTATTCTCAGCTACAATGCCACCACAAATTAAAAGATTAGCTAAGCGCTACATGAAAAAAGATGCTAAGCATATTGCTATTCAAAAATCAGCTATGACAGTTTCAAAAATAAAGCAACACTTCTTTGAAGTTGCTCCAAAGACAAGATTTGAAGCTCTTTGTAGAATATTAGATTTCGATAATCCATCTTCTGCTATAATCTTTTGTAAAACAAAGAAAGGCGTAGATGAATTAGTTGAAGGTATGCAATCAAGAGGATATGTTGTTGAAGGTATGCACGGAGACATGTCACAAGCTCACAGATTAAGAACTTTAAAGAAATTTAAAGAAGGGTCATTAAACTTCTTAATAGCTACTGACGTTGCTGCTAGAGGTATAGACGTTGAAGGTGTAACTCATGTTATAAACTATGATTTACCACAAGACGTTGAAAGCTATGTTCACAGAATAGGTAGAACAGGTAGAGCTAATAGAGAAGGTACTGCTTATTCTTTAATAGCACCAAAAGAATTTTCTATGTTAAAACAAATAAAATCAGTTACTAAGGGAGATATAACTAAGAAGTCAGTTCCTACAGTAGATGAAATATTCTCAAATAAATCACAATCAATGATTGATGATGTTGATGCTACATTAAAGAAAGCTGATTACGATAAATTTATACCAGTTGCTGTTGAATTAAATCAAAAATATGATTCAGTAGAAATAATTGCAGCTCTTATAAAAAGCAAGTTTAATGATGAATTATTATCAACTTATACTTCAAATGTTCTAGAGGCTCCAAAAAGTGAAGATGTTCGTTTATTCTTCTCAGTAGGTAGAAGAGATGGAATAAACCCAAAATCTTTAGTAAACTTTATAAAGGATACTGCTAGAATAAAAGCTTCTGCTATTGGCGATATAGATATATTAGAAAACTTTGCTTTCGTTAACGTTACTCCTGATGTTCAAAAGAAGGTTATGGATAAATGTATAGGTCTTAAGTTAAATAAAAGAAAAGTAAATATAGAAGTAGCTAATAAGAAAAAGAGAAGATAA
- a CDS encoding cation:dicarboxylate symporter family transporter, with translation MNTTFLSEFLMITNFKTILLMLLLIGVFFIVRKVEKKNTQFSTRMILATILGLGLGTLIQVLAGFPDNPTKVQWINEVIKWYGLIGNGFMDLLKMLVVPLVFISIIRVIINMKKGENLGKLTIRSVLVLLGTTTIAAIIGIIIGNLFKLGVGLEIVEAKTDIKEIKSIVDTLRGLIPSNPVQAMAEGNVVAVVIFAGFIGFAMQRLKNNFHQEIKPAIDLVEASYKIITKVALTVIRFMPYAVIPLLSNTIAGRGLSSIISVINFILALYVSVAIMFVIHLIIITLNGLNPIKYIKNVSEPLILAFTSRSSVGTLPVTIETLSDKVGLEKGIASFVASLGANAGMNGCAAIYPALMVVTIANISGTEMNFSFYIMLVVIIAISSLGIAGLPGTATMSVSVVISGMGMGGYFPLIGGILAIDPILDMGRTMLNVNGSMVTAATVANSFNEIDREVFNSNK, from the coding sequence ATGAATACTACGTTCTTATCAGAATTTCTTATGATTACTAATTTTAAAACAATACTGCTAATGTTACTACTAATAGGGGTATTTTTTATAGTTAGAAAAGTGGAAAAGAAAAATACACAATTTTCAACTCGTATGATTTTAGCTACTATTTTGGGTTTAGGACTTGGGACGTTAATTCAAGTTTTAGCGGGTTTTCCAGATAATCCAACTAAAGTTCAATGGATAAATGAAGTAATTAAATGGTATGGATTAATAGGTAATGGATTTATGGATTTATTAAAGATGTTAGTTGTGCCATTAGTATTTATTTCAATAATAAGAGTTATAATAAATATGAAAAAGGGTGAAAATTTAGGTAAACTTACAATTAGATCAGTATTAGTTCTACTTGGAACAACAACAATAGCAGCAATAATAGGTATTATTATAGGTAATTTATTTAAACTTGGGGTAGGTTTAGAAATTGTTGAAGCGAAAACAGATATAAAAGAAATTAAATCTATAGTAGATACTTTAAGAGGTCTTATTCCATCTAATCCAGTACAAGCAATGGCTGAAGGAAACGTTGTTGCAGTGGTTATATTTGCAGGATTTATAGGATTTGCTATGCAGAGACTAAAGAATAATTTCCATCAAGAAATTAAACCAGCTATAGATTTAGTGGAAGCAAGTTATAAGATTATTACAAAGGTTGCTTTAACAGTAATAAGATTTATGCCATATGCAGTAATACCTTTATTATCTAATACAATTGCAGGTAGAGGACTATCTTCAATTATTAGTGTTATTAATTTTATTTTAGCCTTATATGTAAGTGTAGCGATAATGTTTGTAATTCATCTAATTATAATTACTTTAAATGGATTAAATCCTATTAAATATATAAAGAATGTTTCAGAACCATTAATATTAGCATTTACTTCAAGATCAAGTGTTGGAACATTACCAGTTACTATAGAAACATTATCAGATAAAGTTGGATTAGAGAAAGGTATTGCAAGTTTTGTAGCTAGTCTAGGGGCAAATGCAGGAATGAATGGATGTGCTGCTATATATCCAGCATTAATGGTAGTGACAATAGCAAATATTTCAGGAACAGAGATGAACTTTAGTTTTTATATTATGTTAGTAGTTATTATAGCTATAAGCTCTTTAGGTATTGCAGGATTGCCAGGAACAGCAACAATGTCTGTTTCAGTTGTAATATCAGGTATGGGGATGGGGGGTTACTTCCCTCTTATAGGAGGAATACTTGCAATAGATCCTATTCTTGATATGGGGCGTACTATGCTTAATGTAAATGGATCTATGGTTACAGCAGCTACAGTAGCAAATAGTTTTAATGAGATAGATAGAGAAGTTTTTAATAGTAATAAATAA
- a CDS encoding Fic family protein yields MDRQIINEFNRLYFSKKQLERRIYDKEELEYIWKIIEKERGENSVEILFKEIKNVKLWFNITDDIKQNIEFIKRVNESELLDYLPNRSKSKFLEANIKIDINSNLELNKTNLIDGNLDSKILSNIYDVLQNIESYGVQLNINSIKQIYLDIFKEDNAINEAQIKDILEFLEVKDRISPIIKIAIVYFYIIRFKPFSKYSDIMAGILTYMYLIRQGYGIFKYCSQSHIILGEQKKYYNAIENSRCSNGDITYFIRYYINSMKLAIDLLNKDVNCKYGKKIIKELLERNNVFLENRQIDFINKSISTNNKIVTIEDYKRESKVSYETARTDLNNLITLGFFKINKAGKKYEYYFNDIPTIIESFEE; encoded by the coding sequence ATGGATAGACAAATAATAAATGAATTCAATAGATTATATTTTAGTAAAAAACAATTAGAGAGAAGAATATATGATAAGGAAGAATTGGAATATATATGGAAAATTATAGAAAAAGAAAGAGGAGAAAATTCTGTTGAAATATTATTTAAGGAAATTAAAAATGTAAAATTATGGTTTAATATAACGGATGATATAAAGCAAAATATAGAGTTTATAAAAAGAGTTAATGAAAGTGAACTTTTAGACTATTTACCTAATAGAAGTAAAAGTAAGTTTTTAGAAGCTAATATTAAGATAGATATAAATTCAAATTTAGAATTAAATAAAACAAATTTAATTGATGGTAATTTAGATAGTAAGATATTGTCAAACATTTACGATGTTTTACAAAATATAGAAAGTTATGGTGTGCAATTAAATATTAATAGTATAAAACAGATATATTTAGATATCTTTAAAGAAGATAATGCAATAAATGAAGCTCAAATTAAGGATATATTGGAGTTTTTAGAAGTTAAGGATAGAATTAGTCCAATAATAAAGATAGCTATAGTATATTTTTATATTATAAGATTTAAACCTTTTAGTAAGTATAGTGATATAATGGCGGGAATACTCACATATATGTATTTAATAAGGCAAGGTTATGGAATATTTAAATATTGTTCACAGAGTCATATAATTTTAGGAGAGCAGAAAAAGTATTATAATGCTATAGAAAATAGTAGATGTAGTAATGGTGATATAACATATTTTATAAGATATTATATAAATTCAATGAAATTAGCTATAGATTTATTAAATAAAGATGTAAACTGTAAATATGGTAAAAAGATAATAAAAGAACTTTTAGAAAGAAATAATGTCTTTTTAGAAAATAGACAAATTGATTTTATAAACAAGAGTATAAGCACTAATAATAAAATTGTAACAATAGAGGACTATAAAAGAGAAAGTAAAGTATCCTATGAAACAGCTAGAACAGATTTGAACAATTTAATAACATTAGGATTTTTTAAGATAAATAAGGCAGGAAAAAAATATGAATATTATTTTAACGATATTCCTACGATAATAGAAAGTTTTGAGGAATAA
- a CDS encoding nucleoside deaminase, with the protein MEVAIEEAKKAYIKGEVPIGAVIVKDGNIISKAHNLKEALKRPTAHAEIMAIEEACVKLDNWRLNGCEMYVTLEPCPMCAAAIAQSRISKLYIGTFNKDMGACGSTINLLDYDIFNFYVDVKWCYNEECSKILTEFFYSRRNGK; encoded by the coding sequence ATGGAAGTAGCTATAGAGGAGGCTAAGAAAGCTTATATTAAGGGTGAGGTTCCCATTGGTGCTGTAATAGTTAAAGATGGAAATATAATTTCTAAAGCTCATAACTTAAAAGAGGCTTTAAAAAGACCTACAGCACATGCAGAAATAATGGCAATAGAAGAGGCTTGTGTTAAATTAGATAACTGGAGACTTAATGGATGTGAAATGTATGTTACATTAGAACCTTGTCCTATGTGTGCTGCTGCAATAGCGCAAAGCAGAATATCAAAGTTGTATATAGGAACTTTTAATAAGGATATGGGGGCATGTGGATCAACTATTAACTTATTAGATTATGATATATTTAATTTTTATGTAGATGTTAAATGGTGCTATAATGAGGAGTGCAGTAAGATTCTAACTGAATTTTTTTATAGTAGAAGAAACGGTAAGTAA